Genomic segment of Bacteroidota bacterium:
GAAAATTGATGCGATTGAAATATATGTCGGTGGTTTACCGAAAGTGAGAAAGAAACCATTTCAATACAAAGCTCCGTTTTCACCGGCAGATGTAATTGAAGAATACATAAGACCAGCAAGGTTAATGGAAAATGGGTTTATTTTTACCAAGCCTGCTTTAAGCGAAGTAGAGTGGTTGCAGTTTGATGAAGTAGGCACATTGGAAGCATTTAACACAGATGGGTTGCGTTCTTTATTATATACAATGCCACATATCAAAAACCAAAAAGAGAAAACAATGCGATATCCGGGTCATGTTGATATAATTATTTCTTTGAAGGAAAGTAATTTCTTTAGTGAAAAGCCGATCCAGGTAAATGGAGTAGAAATTTCACCTTTAAAAGTCACTTCACAGATTTTATTTAATGAATGGAAGTTGGGCCTGGAAGAAGAAGAACTGACTGTGATGAAAGTGATATTGCATGGAGAAGGTAAAACGATTGAGTGGAGCCTGCTTGATTATTACGACAAGGAAACAAAAACATCCTCTATGGCACGTACTACAGGATACACCTGTACCGCTGTTGTGAACTTACTGGCGCAAGATCTTTTTTCAGAGAAAGGAGTTTTTCCACCTGAACTGGTTGGTAAATATAAAAACTGTTTTGATTTTGTGTTGAATTACCTGAATGAAAGAAATGTAAACTGGAAAACAAAAACAATAGGCAATTCATGAAATTCAGATCGATCTGCGATTATGCTTCACACATTTTTTTCAAATTACGCAGTCCTGCTTCAAACTGTTGATTGAGTTGTTTATTGATCATCGGACCCATCAATCTCGCCATTGGCCAGGGTAATTCACCACTGTTTTGCCAGGTTACTTTTACTTCGCTGCCATCGCCCCACTCTTCAAACAACCAGTTATCTTTTGCTTTGCTGCTCCATGGTTTTATAAATTCCAGATCGAAGTGAATATGTTTGTCGTCAATAGAATTGAGAGTTAAAAATCCGACCCCTGTTTTCTTTCCCACCCATCCATATTTATGTCCGGGTGTTTTGGGTGTACCCGTTATCGTTCCTTTGGCTGTCGGATCCGCCTGCTGCCAGGGATTCCATTGACTGTAAAAATTAAGATTGCCAACTTTGTCCATTACTTCGGCCACTGATTTTTTTATGATCGTTGTTTTTTCAACCATGAACTTTGAAGGCATTAAGTAAGCAAGCAGTAAAATGCCGAGGATAATACCTAAAATAATATACACTACTAACATAGCCTTGTTTTTTGAAAGTTAAACAATAATGCCCGGACTAAAAACCTTTTTCCATCAATGGATAGCCCGGTAAAATTTTGATGGCCGCAGGTATTTAATTCCTTTCTTTGTTTTAAAACGTGTAGCCAATTGTTTGTAATTGCCACTTACATCATTGCCCACAACTTCAAAATGTAAATGAGGAAATGCAGAGTAACCCGTGTTGCCGCTTTCACCAATCAGTTGACCGGCAGAAACAGTATCACCAACATTAACCTCTGCTCCTTCTTTTTTCAAATGCCAGTAATGCGCAACAGACCCATCTTTGTGTTGTATAGAAATATAATTACCATCAGAAAGATTTTCCGGTTTTAGTCCGCCTTCATCAGAATCTTCTCTTGCTGCAATAACCACACCATCTCTTGCTGCACAAATTTTTGTTCCTTTCTTTACTTTAAAATCTAATGCCCGTTCACCCTTATGGCTCATCTTGCTTTCATAGGCTTGTATTAAAAAAACTTTCTTTTTGTTTTCAAAAGGAAGCAAATAAATATAACTGCTGTCTTCTTTAAATTTTCCTGACTTCAGATCCTGAATAGAATATTCTTCCTGTGCAACACAGCAATAGAAACTTAAAAATGAAATAAGAATAAAAAAGAAATGTTTCATCTCTTATAAGCTTGTAAATCCGGGAATTTCTCTTTTTAATAACTCTATAAAAGCAGGGTTACCTGGTTCGGGCATTTGTGCATTCAATATCTTACCATCCGGGTCTAATAAAATATAACGAGGCATATAATCAACGCCATAAGATCTGCTAAACTGGTCCTTATTATTACTACGCAAATGCAACACCCGCATTGATCTTTGACTAGCTTCATTTTGCCATTCCCATCTACTATCGTCAATGGATAATGCAACAAATGCAACCGAAGGACTTGTATATTGTTCTGCAATCTTTTCAAAGATGGCCGATTGCCCAGTACAAGTTCTGCACCAGGTCGCCCATACATCTATCACCACATAACGTCCTTTAAAATTTTTAAGAGAGAAAGAGTCTTTATTTAATGCTGTAGTAGTAAAATCAGGAGCGGCACTTCCACGAGTTAAACTATTTAACGTGTAATGCAGCGCCAGTATTTGCTGCTGTGTTTTTTGTTGTGAGATAACCGGAAGATATTTTTCGATCAGCATTTCCCTGCTTGCACTATCCCTTGTTCTGCCAACAAGTCCTTTTATTTTATTATAAACAAGATAATCTCTTAATGTGCTTGCTGGTAATACGGTTGCTACTTTTGAGATATAAGCCGTATCATTGGAAGGATTCAATTTATATTTCTGCTGATAATAGTCAGCAATGTTATCACGATACATAGAGTAACTAAGAAGAGTGCTATCATTATAACTAACTGCATTCCTGATCGCATCAACAGATTTTGGAAATTCCAATGTTTCGGTTGGATGATACACTTTGAACCACTGTGCATACTTACCATCGAGTAACTTTATGTAGTATAGAGAAAGTAATTTTTTCTGTAAAGCAATAAAATCATTGTTTGGTTTAAAATTATCTGCTGTTTTATAATTATCCAGGTTATCAACCTCGTCATTCCAAAGCCGCATGACCTCAGCCGCAAATGCTTTTGGTGTCATTTCAGAACCATAATGTTCCAGCCTATATTTATCACTACCATTGTCATTATTATCGGTTCCATTTCTTAAATACTCATTTTCGGGGATCCTGGTTCCTGATGAAGTAAGCCGATTACTAATGCCATCAATTTTTACCTTAAGGAACAAACTATCCTTGTTTCCAAAAAAGATCTTTTGATTGATGGCACCCAGTCTAAATGAATAAACACCCGCAGGAATATTTTTTTCCGTGCTTGCACTAAATCGATTATCAGTTATGGGAATTTCAAGAACAGTATCCATCAGGGGCTCAGCAAACAAATATGCCGTTTGGAATTTATCTTTTGATTCAACAGTTCCGGCAATTACAGTACGACTATGTGAAGGGAGCTGAATTGGCTTATTTATATATAAAAAGACTGCGACGAACAAACCCAAGGGCACAAGCATATAAAGGATCCTTGGAATGGGTTTAAAGAAAGCTCTTTTAAAAGTTTTTCGCACATACCATTGATAGCCAAGCCATAATGCAGTCACCATCCACGCAATACTTAGCCATTCATAATACATCAGAAAATTTCCTGCACTACTGCCATCCGGATTTAGTACCGTAAGCCCCGGAGCCATGTATGGCCACCATAATACTTTACGCATTGCAAAAAATATTGATCCTGCAATTGTGCCAACCAACCCTATAGAAAAGGGGAATAGAAATCCGCTGATGACAACAGAAAATAAATATTGAATACCCAAAACACCCAAGCCCGCAACGAGTAATCTTAGTCCGAAACGAGTGATGAATTCAAGTGGAATTGAATGTTGGGTGAAACCCGGACTGTTTTTTACCAACATAATAATAGTGCCACCTAGTAAACTAAAAAATAAAAGGGCAACTATACATAGGAATGCCACCAGTACAGATATGCTGAATTTGCTCAGGTAAAGTGAAGGTTTAGAAATTGGTTGTACTTCTATCAACTTCCACCCACCTCCGCGATGTTCCATTTGTGTAAGACGTATCACAAGAAGTGTAAGAAAAATTGGAAAGAGAAAAAGACCAAAACCTTGAAAGCAACTGGTGACAAGCCTTTTCCATGAATTTTCCGAAGCAACAAATGTAAAATCACTTTCAGTTGTTAATAAACCGACCAATGTAAAGATCGCAGGAATAAACGCAGCCATGAGCAGTACCAACCAAAATGTTCCAGAGTTTCTCAACTTTAACCACTCTGCTTTAAATGCTTTTATATAATCAGAAAAGAAATTCATAACAATTAGTTTGATGTCATTTTAATAAACCATTCTTCCAATCCTTCATTAGTGCGAACCCCTCTTACCGGAACTCCCTGCATCACCAATTCACGGGTGATGTTTGTAATATCATCACTATTCTCAACCGGCAAAACAAATTCGTTACTTAATAAAGCTGTTGCCTGCGGATATTTTTCTGTAAACAAATTTTTCCATCTTGCTGTATCATCCACTTTTATCGTTACCAGTTTACCATGACCGGCACTTTCCTGCAAGTCAGCCATTGTTCCCTGGAATTGCATGACACCTTTATGTATGATACCAACATGTGTACAGGTTTTTTCTACTTCATTCAATAAATGGCTCGATACAAAAATTGTTTTACCATGATCCTTATTCAGTCTTTTCAGCAGTTCTCTTATTTCAATGATACCTGCAGGATCAAGCCCATTTGCTGGTTCATCAAGAATTAGTAAGGATGGATCAGGCAACAAGGCCATTGCAAGGCCCAATCTTTGCTTCATACCAAGTGAATATTCTTTCGCCTTTCTTTTGCGGTCATTGTAAAGACCAACAACCTGTAAAACTTCATCAACTTTTTTTTCATCCATTTTTCTTAAACGGGTGATCACTTTTAAATTGTCACGGGCATTCAAATGAAGATAGAGTGAAGGAGTTTCTATCAACGAACCGATTCCTTCAAAAATGCCGGGAAGATTTTTCTTTAATGATTTGCCGTAAATAGTAATATTGTCACGATCATTTTCAAGCATACCGGTAAGCAGTCGTATAGTAGTTGTTTTACCGGCGCCATTCGGACCCAGGAATCCGAATATACTTCCTACGGGAACTTTTAAACTTACATTGTTCACCACCTTTCTTCCGTGGCGAAACATGTAATTGAGTTCTGAAGTCTCAATTGCATGAGCATTTGTTTGGTTCATGGCTATTTATTATCCGGTAAACATATTAAAATAAAAAAAGCGAACACCAGGTTCGCTCCGTTATTTCTTAAAATCTTTATGAATGGTTATTCTGCTTCTGCAACAACTTCTTTCACTTCCGGTATCATTCTCTTCATCATTCCTTCAATTCCGGATTTTAATGTGATCATACTCGAAGGACATCCGCTGCAGCTTCCCTGCAACATCAGGTTTACCACGCCATCATCATAACTTTTAAATTGAATAGCACCACCGTCCATTTCAACAGCAGGCTTTACATAATTTTCCAGTAGTTCTTTTATACGTTTTACCACGTCATCATCATCGGCACTTATTTCGTTGCTGCTTTCTTTTTTTATGCTCACAACCTCATCTTCATTGATCACCGCTTTTCCTTCTTCCAGGTAATCTTTCAAAAATTGTCGGATAGAAGGAATTACATCTTGCCAGTCAGTGTCAGGTGTTTTGCTCAGCGTAACAAAATTGCTGGCAATAAAAACAGCTTTGATAAAAGGAAAACCAAACAATTCTACCGCAAGTGGTGAAGGCTTGGCGCTTTCTGCATCAGGAAAATCAATGCTCTTGCCAGGGTATAAAAGTTTGTTGGCCACAAACTTCATTGTTTCCGGGTTAGGCGTCATTTCTGTATAAATGCTGATAATTGGATTACCTGTCTTGATCATAACTCACTGAATTTTTATAGATACAAATATACAAACCCATTCCGGCCTGTATTTACGAAGAAAGGAAAGAGACCCGTTGCTTTTGTTAACGAAGCAACGGGTGAAGACTTTTCGGCCTAATCCGCCTTTTTAGCGAGAAGAGTGTTGTTTACCACCCCAATATCCACGCAAAGATCAACGGACACACAATTGTAGCATCGCTTTCTACTATGAATTTGGGCGTATTAATATCCAACTTGCCCCAGGTAATTTTTTCGTTAGGCACAGCCCCTGAGTATGAACCATAAGAAGTAGTAGAGTCGCTTATCTGGCAGAAATAGCTCCAGAAAGGAACGTCATGCCATTCCAGGTCCTGATACATCATAGGCACTACACATATCGGGAAATCGCCGGCAATACCCCCACCAATCTGAAAAAAACCTACCCCTTTACCGGATGAATTATTGCGGTACCATTCTGTCAGCCATACCATATATTCAATTCCGCTTTTTACAGTACTGGCTTTCAGTTCGCCTTTTACTACATAGCTGGCAAAAATATTTCCGGTAGTACTGTCTTCCCAACCCGGTACAACGATCGGAATATTTTTTTCAGCAGCCGCTACGATCCAACTATCCTTAGGATCAATTTCATAATACTGTTTCAGATCGCCGCTTAAAACGGTTTTGTATAAAAATTCATGTGGAAAATAACGTTCGCCTTTTGCTTCCGCCTCTGCCCATTGCCTGTGTAAGTGTTTTTGTAAACGACGGAATGCTTCTTCTTCCGGAATACATGTATCAGTTACACGGTTAAAATGATTCTCTAATAGATCCCATTCTTCCTGTGGGGTTAGGTCACGATAATTGGGCACTCTTTTATAATGTGAATGTGCAACAAGGTTCATTACATCTTCTTCCAGGTTAGCCCCGGTACAACTAAGAATATGCACTTTATCCTGGCGGATCATTTCAGCAAGCGAAATACCGAGTTCTGCAGTACTCATAGCACCTGCAAGAGATACAAGCATTTTACCGCCTTCAAGCAAATGCGTTTCATAGCCTTTGGCTGCATCTACCAGGGCGGCAGCGTTGAAGTGACGATAATGATGTTCAACAAATTTGGAAACGGGTCCTTTGTTCATAATTGATTTTTTTAAAAGACCGCCTTCAGATCGAAATAAACCGAGACATTGCGGGGCTGCAAAAATAAATGATTTGGACTGACTGTATAAAACAAAACCCTGACTGCCATTGGCACATCAGGGCTTGTTTTACCACACACCAAAACTACTGTTTATGCTTTCGCATAGAATATATAAAAACTAACTGCTAAACTTTACCTGTTTTCTTGTGTTGAGTCCATACACTTCCGTTTGAAGACTTCAATACAATTTTCTGATCGGCATTTTCAAGTGTTACATAATAGCTGCTCCCTTCCTCTTTTGACATTTCATACAGATCGCTTACCCAAAAAGAGGAATAATCTTTTTTCAAATTTGCCTGCAACAATACCGGCAGGTCAACAGATGAAATATTGCGGAGGGTGGCGAGAAAATTTCCTTCGGGTGAATAATAAGCGTTCACATAATTGTTATTATAAAGGAAACTTGCTTTATAATAATTACTTCCTGTTGACCACTCTGTTTCTGTAGCTGAGGGAAACTGGTTTTTAAATGCTGCGACTACCTGGGCGGTTATTTCCGGCACTCCTGCAAAAACTGTAGTGATGCCTGTACTTATCAGCAGCGCTGCTGCTAAAACAATCTTTTTCATGATTCTGGTTTAAGGTTTTATGGTTTTAGATCCTTTCTTAGTTAGACGATACAAAACTATCCTGTGTTACACCTATACACAAGACAAATTTGATTAACGGTAGCATCTGTTAATCATAGTTAACAGAACTGTCATTTACTTAACATTTGGCTCATTAACTTTAAAGCTTAATTCTCTATTTTGAATTATCTCGGTCATGCATATTTCTCCTACAACAACCCCGAAATACTGGTGGGCAATATGATCAGTGATTTTGTAAAAGGGAAAAAGAAATTTGCTTACCCCCCCGGTATTCAACATGGTATTCAATTACACCGGGAAATAGATGAGTTCACAGACACACACGAAGCAACCCGGCAGGCTAAGGAAATTTTCCGGCCGCATTACCGTTTATACGCAGCTGCTTTTGTAGATGTGGTATATGATTATTTTATTGCAAACGATGAGCAACTGTTTAATGAAAAATCGCTTCTTGAATTTACCCAACACACCTACCAGCAACTTGAGGAGAGACAAAACTGGTTTCCTGAAAAATTTGCCCGGATGTTTCCTTATATGAAATCACAAAACTGGTTATTTAACTACAGGCAAGCCTGGGGTATTGAAAAAAGTTTTGGCGGGCTGGTAAGAAGGGCCAGCTATATTTCAGAAAGTGAAACTGCTTTCCGGCTTTTTGAAACACATATTGAAACATTTCAGAAATGCTATGACCTGTTTGAAAAGGATATTAAGAAATTTACCGAAAGCAGGTTCAAGGCATTGCTGGAAAACAAATGATTTAGATAAATGGTTTTATTCTGAAAGGGGTTTCAGTTATTTTTGAATCTTATAATTTCTATACACATGAAAAAAGTCTTGTTATTAAGCTGCGTTTTGTTATCGATGGTTGTCATTTCAACAGCGCAAACAGAAGGAACCAAATTGCCGGCGGTTGATAAATCGCCAATGGACATTTCTTACTACCCGGATAATTACCCGGTACTGAAAATAAGGGATAAGGCCGCTGATTACCCTATAGCAAGGGTTATTTACAGTCGTCCTCAAAAGGCAGGGCGTATCGTATTTGGTGAGCTGGTGGAGTATGGAAAAGTGTGGAGAATGGGTGCCAATGAAGCAACAGAGATCGAACTATATCAAAATGTAAAAATAGCCGGGAAAAAAATACAGAAAGGACGATATACTTTGTACGCCATAGTGGAAAAAGATAAATGGACGATTATTCTCAATAAGGACACCGATATATGGGGTGCATTTAAATATGATGCCAAAAAAGATGTGTTGCGGACAGATGTAGTTGTGGAAAAAACAACTGAGGTGATCGAATCGCTTTCAATGGTTTTTGATAAAACATTTACCGGGGCTAACCTGGTTGTTGCCTGGGATAATGTAAAAATTTCAATACCGATGACATTTTAATTAAGTGTATGAAAAATTATAAGACTGCTTTTTGGGTATTTATTTGCATGATGATCCTGAGTTGTAATAACAACAAACCAACGGATGAAACTATTCCAAAAGAAAAAGAGGAAACGCCAAAGGTTGATAGCATACCAGTCACTCAGCACAATCATAATTATGGTGTCAATGTATATGCTACAGTTGATGTGTCACCAATGGACATGAGTTATTTTCCGGTTGAGTATTATAAACTCAATATGAGTCGTGAGCCTACCACTCCTTTGGTCGTAAGGGTTATTTATAGCAGGCCACATCTGAACGGACGAAAATTATTTACTGATATTTTAAAATACGGCGAACCCTGGCGTTTAGGAGCCAATGAATCTACCGAAATACAATTCTTTAAGGAAGTAACTATCCAGAATAAAAAGATAAAGCCCGGACGTTACATCATGTATTGCATTCCTAATGAAAAAACATGGACGATTGTCTTTAATTCCAACGTCGATACATGGGGGCTTCACCCCGATATTTCAAAAGACCTATTCCGCTTTGAAGCGCCGGTTAAAATGGTAGATCATCAAACAGAGTACTTCACCATTATATTTGATAAAAGTGATAAAGGTGCTGATATGCTGGTGGGCTGGGATAACTACGAGATAAATTTGCCTATCGATTTTATATTTGAATAACTGTCATTCCGCAATGATTGTTACCTTCATTGCATGTGTGGTATTGCAGGTATAATTCAATCTTCTCCTGAAAGAAATGATGATAACAAGTTATTGCTGAAAAAAAGTATTCAGCAAATGACTGACGCCTTGGCGCACAGAGGACCGGATGGTGAAGGGCATTGGATAAATGAAAAAGCAAACGCAGCA
This window contains:
- a CDS encoding DUF479 domain-containing protein, translating into MISDFVKGKKKFAYPPGIQHGIQLHREIDEFTDTHEATRQAKEIFRPHYRLYAAAFVDVVYDYFIANDEQLFNEKSLLEFTQHTYQQLEERQNWFPEKFARMFPYMKSQNWLFNYRQAWGIEKSFGGLVRRASYISESETAFRLFETHIETFQKCYDLFEKDIKKFTESRFKALLENK
- a CDS encoding ABC transporter ATP-binding protein codes for the protein MNQTNAHAIETSELNYMFRHGRKVVNNVSLKVPVGSIFGFLGPNGAGKTTTIRLLTGMLENDRDNITIYGKSLKKNLPGIFEGIGSLIETPSLYLHLNARDNLKVITRLRKMDEKKVDEVLQVVGLYNDRKRKAKEYSLGMKQRLGLAMALLPDPSLLILDEPANGLDPAGIIEIRELLKRLNKDHGKTIFVSSHLLNEVEKTCTHVGIIHKGVMQFQGTMADLQESAGHGKLVTIKVDDTARWKNLFTEKYPQATALLSNEFVLPVENSDDITNITRELVMQGVPVRGVRTNEGLEEWFIKMTSN
- a CDS encoding NifU family protein, with product MIKTGNPIISIYTEMTPNPETMKFVANKLLYPGKSIDFPDAESAKPSPLAVELFGFPFIKAVFIASNFVTLSKTPDTDWQDVIPSIRQFLKDYLEEGKAVINEDEVVSIKKESSNEISADDDDVVKRIKELLENYVKPAVEMDGGAIQFKSYDDGVVNLMLQGSCSGCPSSMITLKSGIEGMMKRMIPEVKEVVAEAE
- a CDS encoding DUF2911 domain-containing protein, whose product is MKNYKTAFWVFICMMILSCNNNKPTDETIPKEKEETPKVDSIPVTQHNHNYGVNVYATVDVSPMDMSYFPVEYYKLNMSREPTTPLVVRVIYSRPHLNGRKLFTDILKYGEPWRLGANESTEIQFFKEVTIQNKKIKPGRYIMYCIPNEKTWTIVFNSNVDTWGLHPDISKDLFRFEAPVKMVDHQTEYFTIIFDKSDKGADMLVGWDNYEINLPIDFIFE
- a CDS encoding DUF2911 domain-containing protein, with translation MKKVLLLSCVLLSMVVISTAQTEGTKLPAVDKSPMDISYYPDNYPVLKIRDKAADYPIARVIYSRPQKAGRIVFGELVEYGKVWRMGANEATEIELYQNVKIAGKKIQKGRYTLYAIVEKDKWTIILNKDTDIWGAFKYDAKKDVLRTDVVVEKTTEVIESLSMVFDKTFTGANLVVAWDNVKISIPMTF
- a CDS encoding M23 family metallopeptidase; this encodes MKHFFFILISFLSFYCCVAQEEYSIQDLKSGKFKEDSSYIYLLPFENKKKVFLIQAYESKMSHKGERALDFKVKKGTKICAARDGVVIAAREDSDEGGLKPENLSDGNYISIQHKDGSVAHYWHLKKEGAEVNVGDTVSAGQLIGESGNTGYSAFPHLHFEVVGNDVSGNYKQLATRFKTKKGIKYLRPSKFYRAIH
- a CDS encoding redoxin domain-containing protein, translating into MNFFSDYIKAFKAEWLKLRNSGTFWLVLLMAAFIPAIFTLVGLLTTESDFTFVASENSWKRLVTSCFQGFGLFLFPIFLTLLVIRLTQMEHRGGGWKLIEVQPISKPSLYLSKFSISVLVAFLCIVALLFFSLLGGTIIMLVKNSPGFTQHSIPLEFITRFGLRLLVAGLGVLGIQYLFSVVISGFLFPFSIGLVGTIAGSIFFAMRKVLWWPYMAPGLTVLNPDGSSAGNFLMYYEWLSIAWMVTALWLGYQWYVRKTFKRAFFKPIPRILYMLVPLGLFVAVFLYINKPIQLPSHSRTVIAGTVESKDKFQTAYLFAEPLMDTVLEIPITDNRFSASTEKNIPAGVYSFRLGAINQKIFFGNKDSLFLKVKIDGISNRLTSSGTRIPENEYLRNGTDNNDNGSDKYRLEHYGSEMTPKAFAAEVMRLWNDEVDNLDNYKTADNFKPNNDFIALQKKLLSLYYIKLLDGKYAQWFKVYHPTETLEFPKSVDAIRNAVSYNDSTLLSYSMYRDNIADYYQQKYKLNPSNDTAYISKVATVLPASTLRDYLVYNKIKGLVGRTRDSASREMLIEKYLPVISQQKTQQQILALHYTLNSLTRGSAAPDFTTTALNKDSFSLKNFKGRYVVIDVWATWCRTCTGQSAIFEKIAEQYTSPSVAFVALSIDDSRWEWQNEASQRSMRVLHLRSNNKDQFSRSYGVDYMPRYILLDPDGKILNAQMPEPGNPAFIELLKREIPGFTSL
- a CDS encoding saccharopine dehydrogenase codes for the protein MKVAVLGAGMVGSAIAMDLASRHHVSAFDVSNTNLDMLKKRNPRIETQQADLSDYSSYPQHLSSFDIIVNAVPGFMGYKVLEASINCGKNIVDISFFPEDVLQLDKLAKEKRVTVITDCGVAPGMSNFIVGRYNEEMKIDAIEIYVGGLPKVRKKPFQYKAPFSPADVIEEYIRPARLMENGFIFTKPALSEVEWLQFDEVGTLEAFNTDGLRSLLYTMPHIKNQKEKTMRYPGHVDIIISLKESNFFSEKPIQVNGVEISPLKVTSQILFNEWKLGLEEEELTVMKVILHGEGKTIEWSLLDYYDKETKTSSMARTTGYTCTAVVNLLAQDLFSEKGVFPPELVGKYKNCFDFVLNYLNERNVNWKTKTIGNS
- a CDS encoding deoxyhypusine synthase — its product is MNKGPVSKFVEHHYRHFNAAALVDAAKGYETHLLEGGKMLVSLAGAMSTAELGISLAEMIRQDKVHILSCTGANLEEDVMNLVAHSHYKRVPNYRDLTPQEEWDLLENHFNRVTDTCIPEEEAFRRLQKHLHRQWAEAEAKGERYFPHEFLYKTVLSGDLKQYYEIDPKDSWIVAAAEKNIPIVVPGWEDSTTGNIFASYVVKGELKASTVKSGIEYMVWLTEWYRNNSSGKGVGFFQIGGGIAGDFPICVVPMMYQDLEWHDVPFWSYFCQISDSTTSYGSYSGAVPNEKITWGKLDINTPKFIVESDATIVCPLIFAWILGW